In Caldisericota bacterium, the genomic window AGAAAAACCTCTACAACCGAAAACTCAACCTGAAATTGAAAAAACGGCTGGAGAAAACATAAAAGAAGAAACTGAAGAACATTCAAATAAAGAACCATTACCAGAAAAACAGAAGAAAAAAGGTTTCTTTCGCCGAAATAAGTGAATAAAAACATAAAACGATTAACGCGTATCGGGGTTATTGCCGGATTATACGTAGCACTTACCTATCTCACTTATACAATTTCTTATGCACCAATACAAGTGAGAGTTGCTGAAGCTCTCACTGTCCTCCCGTTTATATACCCAGAAGCAGTGTGGGGAGTGGCAATTGGTTGTTTTATTGCAAACATAGCTTCGCCATTTGGACCAATTGACATAATTCTTGGCACATCCCTTACACTTATTGCAGCACTTTTAACACGTAGACTTGCCCGAACAAAAAAGCTATATCTCGCCCCCCTCCCACCTATTATAATTAATGCATTCGGTGTTGCGCTGTATGTGACAACATTGGCAGGATTGCTTGGGCCGAAAGGATTGACAATATCAAAACTGGGAACATTTTCATACATATTTACGCATTTTGAACTTCGGCCTTATATCATAGGAGTTATCTGGATAGCTATAGGAGAGACAATCGCAACCTATGCGCTAGGATTGCCACTACTCTACGCTTTAACTAAAAAGAAAGGAAGAAATGAAAATTAAAATAGCACTTGCACAAATAAACCCTTTGCTCGGAGATATAGGAAAAAATAGAGAAAAACATCTGGAATTCATTGAAAAAGCGATAGAAAACAATGCACAAATTATTGTATTTCCAGAGTTAAGTATTGCAGGGTATAGATTAAAAGATTTTACAATGGAAGTAGCGCTCCCTGTAGATAGCAATTTTTTTAATCCGATACTTAAACAGAGTAAGAAAATTGATATTGCATTTGGATTTGTTGAAAGAGGAGACGACAGCAACATCTATAATTCTGCCATGTACGTCGAAAATCAATCGATAAAATCAGTTTACCGAAAAATATATCTCCCTACTCATGGAATGTTTCAAGAACTCCGATTTATGGGGAGAGGAGAAAAAGTT contains:
- a CDS encoding QueT transporter family protein, with the protein product MNKNIKRLTRIGVIAGLYVALTYLTYTISYAPIQVRVAEALTVLPFIYPEAVWGVAIGCFIANIASPFGPIDIILGTSLTLIAALLTRRLARTKKLYLAPLPPIIINAFGVALYVTTLAGLLGPKGLTISKLGTFSYIFTHFELRPYIIGVIWIAIGETIATYALGLPLLYALTKKKGRNEN